One part of the Rhea pennata isolate bPtePen1 chromosome 29, bPtePen1.pri, whole genome shotgun sequence genome encodes these proteins:
- the LOC134152146 gene encoding glycerol-3-phosphate dehydrogenase [NAD(+)], cytoplasmic-like, which produces MGGRKVCIVGSGNWGSAIAKIAGSNAAQLGAFENHVSMWVLEEEVGGRRLTDIINTEHENVKYLPGHKLPPNVVAEPDLLKACAGADILLFVVPHQFIGKVCDQLKGHVKKDAIGLSLIKGVDEGPDGLKLISDIIREKLGIEMSVLMGANIANEVADEKFCETTIGCKNMQHGQILKELMQTPNFRVSVVQESDTVEICGALKNIVAVGAGFCDGLGFGDNTKAAVIRLGLVEMINFAKLFCKGPVTPSTFLESCGVADLITTCYGGRNRKVAEAFAKTGKSIEQLEKEMLNGQKLQGPQTSAELHRILKSKNAVEKFPLFTAVYQICFEGKPVADIIKCLQNHPAHIHTRHPTTFKVNGALVRKGAGAGVLSRGTAARLEDEGPSAPSYGGRARVAAATISSPTAPAGPGPRPCPPRSPPPLLRRAELRGAAGGSRPRAGTGPR; this is translated from the exons ATGGGCGGCAGGAAGGTCTGCATCGTGGGCTCCGGCAACTG GGGCTCGGCCATCGCCAAGATCGCGGGCAGCAATGCAGCGCAGCTGGGCGCTTTCGAGAACCACGTGAGCATGTgggtgctggaggaggaggtgggCGGCCGGCGGCTCACCGACATCATCAACACAGAGCATGAAAACGTCAAGTACCTGCCAGGGCACAAGCTGCCCCCCAACGTG GTGGCAGAGCCAGACCTGTTGAAAGCTTGTGCGGGGGCTGACATCCTCCTGTTCGTGGTGCCCCACCAGTTCATCGGCAAAGTCTGCGACCAGCTCAAGGGCCACGTGAAGAAAGACGCCATCGGGCTGTCGCTCATCAAG GGAGTGGACGAAGGACCAGATGGGCTAAAGCTGATCTCGGACATTATCCGTGAGAAACTGGGCATAGAGATGAGTGTCCTCATGGGGGCCAACATTGCTAACGAAGTGGCAGACGAGAAGTTCTGTGAGACAACCATCG GCTGCAAGAACATGCAGCATGGGCAGATCCtgaaggagctgatgcagaCACCGAACTTCCGAGTCAGCGTGGTGCAGGAATCGGACACCGTAGAGATCTGTGGGGCTCTCAAG AACATAGTGGCTGTTGGGGCTGGCTTCTGCGATGGGCTTGGCTTTGGGGACAACACAAAGGCTGCCGTGATCCGTCTGGGACTGGTGGAGATGATCAACTTCGCCAAGCTCTTCTGCAAGGGCCCTGTCACCCCCTCCACGTTCCTGGAGAGCTGTGGGGTCGCAGACCTCATCACCACCTGCTACGGCGGCCGCAACCGCAAGGTGGCCGAGGCTTTCGCCAAGACAGGGAAG TCTATtgagcagctggagaaggagatGTTGAACGGGCAGAAGCTGCAGGGTCCCCAGACGTCTGCTGAGCTGCATCGCATCCTCAAAAGCAAGAACGCAGTGGAGAA GTTTCCCCTCTTCACAGCTGTGTATCAGATCTGCTTTGAGGGCAAACCTGTTGCTGACATCATCAAGTGCCTCCAGAACCACCCTGCGCACAT ACACACTAGGCACCCTACGACCTTTAAAGTCAACGGAGCGCTCGTACGGAAAGGGGCCGGTGCTGGCGTCCTCTCACGAGGCACCGCGGCGAGGCTGGAGGACGAGGGACCTTCGGCGCCTTCCTACGGGGGCCGCGCCCGAGTCGCTGCCGCCACCATCAGCAGTCCGACGGCCCCCGCGGGCCCAGGACCACGGCCCTGCCCGCCTCGCTCTCCCCCACCCCTGCTCCGCCGGGCCgagctgcgcggcgccgcggggggcagCAGGCCCCGGGCGGGGACGGGCCCGCGCTGA